A genomic segment from Lignipirellula cremea encodes:
- a CDS encoding DUF4159 domain-containing protein, whose amino-acid sequence MSGHSKRIPQAMLIATAVFTAVWAGFLLERSISELLPEIAYRLVNLVALGVGVAWLIWSLRDEKHQLGLGLAGSLLCLYGWQTAIYEFDLAGWETGRANVARWGTAGIFLIGLLWWVWLVDRLSRRRRAATTVAADPQSAPTPQRWAWNPFNETSWYYGRPKNKKLNQSLASLVSYTIAFSLMFLILTNLRGCQEIYELPSGGGEAKPLVQQVKIKKVIRKKFVVNPYSAIKFEERVIDDVNLQLNELTEHTYTIGQGEGAGAGFGSGTPGGQVRFIRLEYSGGDWDQDFGVGGDLNVLHEYAIRTGHKTAKRTESRRISDLESFRTGPAMVYITGQKNISLSNNEVKALRKFLLDRHGMIFADNGGSRHFHNQFLAMMNRVIPEVQPVAVPLDDTIHRVPFSIPFLPYVAPHGGKDALGWYKDGRWICYYHPGDIGDAWSDGHAGVKAEVWEGCYQLGINVIFYAHAEFDKWTRAQQKDD is encoded by the coding sequence ATGTCTGGCCACTCCAAACGCATACCACAAGCGATGCTGATCGCGACCGCTGTCTTTACGGCGGTCTGGGCCGGGTTCCTCCTGGAGCGAAGCATCTCCGAGTTGTTGCCGGAGATCGCCTATCGCCTGGTGAACCTGGTCGCGCTCGGGGTGGGCGTCGCCTGGCTGATCTGGTCCCTCCGCGACGAGAAACATCAACTCGGTCTGGGACTGGCCGGCAGCCTGCTGTGCCTTTACGGCTGGCAAACGGCCATCTATGAATTTGATCTGGCCGGCTGGGAAACGGGCCGGGCCAATGTCGCCCGCTGGGGAACGGCTGGTATCTTTCTGATCGGCCTGCTCTGGTGGGTCTGGCTGGTCGATCGCCTGTCCCGCCGGCGCCGCGCCGCCACGACGGTCGCCGCGGATCCCCAGTCGGCCCCCACGCCGCAGCGCTGGGCCTGGAACCCGTTTAACGAAACGTCCTGGTATTACGGGCGGCCCAAGAACAAAAAGCTGAACCAGTCGTTAGCTTCACTGGTCAGCTACACCATCGCCTTTTCGCTGATGTTCCTGATCCTGACCAACCTCCGCGGCTGCCAGGAAATTTACGAGCTGCCCTCCGGCGGCGGTGAAGCAAAGCCGCTGGTGCAGCAGGTGAAGATCAAAAAGGTCATTCGCAAAAAGTTCGTCGTCAATCCGTATAGCGCCATCAAGTTTGAAGAGCGCGTCATCGACGACGTCAACCTGCAGCTGAACGAACTCACCGAACACACCTACACCATCGGCCAGGGCGAAGGCGCCGGAGCCGGGTTCGGCAGCGGCACGCCGGGCGGGCAGGTGCGTTTCATTCGACTGGAATACTCCGGCGGCGACTGGGACCAGGACTTTGGCGTCGGCGGCGACCTGAACGTGCTGCATGAATACGCCATCCGCACCGGCCACAAAACGGCCAAGCGGACGGAGTCTCGCCGTATCTCCGACCTGGAGTCCTTCCGCACCGGTCCGGCCATGGTGTACATCACCGGTCAAAAGAACATTTCGCTTTCCAACAACGAAGTGAAAGCCCTGCGGAAGTTCCTGCTGGATCGACACGGCATGATCTTCGCCGACAACGGCGGCAGCCGGCACTTTCATAATCAGTTTCTCGCCATGATGAACCGGGTCATTCCCGAAGTGCAGCCGGTCGCCGTGCCGCTGGATGATACGATCCACCGCGTGCCGTTCTCGATCCCCTTCCTGCCCTACGTCGCGCCGCACGGCGGTAAAGACGCCCTGGGCTGGTACAAGGACGGCCGCTGGATCTGCTACTATCACCCGGGTGATATTGGCGACGCCTGGTCCGACGGCCACGCCGGCGTTAAAGCGGAAGTCTGGGAAGGCTGCTATCAGCTGGGGATCAATGTTATTTTCTACGCGCATGCGGAGTTTGATAAATGGACGCGAGCACAGCAAAAAGACGATTAA